A section of the Streptomyces sp. V3I8 genome encodes:
- a CDS encoding DUF4192 domain-containing protein, whose translation MTNHIEPAGNLGDGDTGGCDEMAARDREREGKRPATDGPGHAGPSADHAGFGAGRGGPGAGRGRRKRDYDDAVPVGRVHGAVDAPGPERQVTLRTPAELADALPYLLGYRPEDSIVLVALHDRDGRGRFGGRARLGIPGNGDDWPSAAHQLTHGLVKGSERRGALPESMVAFLCQDPGEGESGRAVMERLRPLAQLLRTACGALDVPVIEALCISDGRFWSYCCPSEHCCPSDGTAMGLPGTSVLAAAATYAGLQIRGTLRELRARLTPWQTKAAPEQESALDAMSAALIPRILDDESRAGVAAQTLELAGQVMRRFADATPVARGSGIPPADLRDDELLRHDEAAMLILGLQDRTTRDRAAQWMEGDEAGPALRLWRALARRCVGSYGEHAAAPLTLAGWVAWSCGDELEAREALAMALGADSAYLFARLLHQACNEGLDPESIRRCLRGGRTDHVTNHIDEATDPGTDPGADMDTDTNASSPSPSPSPSPVGADGTSGPAPVKSSRPPSRRRRRTRATESAADRPGSRSDGAGDTRRPRSAPAASGALATEGPNRGGDRAGGAARSRRSAGQSGTPKGDT comes from the coding sequence ATGACGAACCACATCGAACCGGCCGGGAACCTCGGCGACGGTGACACCGGCGGATGCGACGAAATGGCCGCGCGGGACAGGGAAAGGGAGGGGAAGCGGCCCGCGACGGACGGACCGGGCCATGCCGGACCGAGCGCGGATCATGCCGGATTCGGCGCGGGACGAGGCGGACCGGGTGCGGGCCGCGGCAGGCGGAAGAGGGACTATGACGACGCTGTCCCCGTCGGCCGGGTACATGGCGCGGTCGACGCCCCGGGCCCCGAGCGTCAGGTCACCCTCCGCACCCCGGCCGAACTGGCCGACGCCCTGCCGTATCTGCTCGGGTACCGGCCCGAGGACAGCATCGTGCTCGTCGCCCTCCACGACAGGGACGGGCGCGGCCGGTTCGGCGGACGGGCCCGGCTCGGCATTCCAGGCAACGGGGACGACTGGCCCTCCGCGGCGCATCAGCTGACGCACGGCCTCGTGAAGGGCAGCGAACGAAGGGGCGCCCTGCCCGAGAGCATGGTCGCCTTCCTCTGCCAGGACCCGGGGGAGGGGGAATCGGGCCGCGCGGTCATGGAGCGTCTGCGCCCGCTCGCGCAACTGCTCCGCACCGCCTGCGGGGCGCTCGACGTCCCGGTGATCGAGGCCCTGTGCATTTCGGACGGCCGTTTCTGGTCGTACTGCTGCCCGAGCGAGCACTGCTGCCCGTCGGACGGTACAGCCATGGGGCTCCCCGGTACCTCGGTGCTGGCCGCGGCCGCCACCTACGCCGGTCTGCAGATCCGGGGAACCCTGCGAGAACTGCGGGCGAGGCTCACCCCGTGGCAGACAAAGGCCGCGCCGGAACAGGAGTCCGCCCTGGACGCGATGAGCGCGGCGCTGATTCCCCGCATCCTGGACGACGAGAGCCGCGCCGGTGTGGCGGCCCAGACCCTGGAGCTGGCCGGCCAGGTCATGCGCCGGTTCGCGGACGCCACCCCTGTGGCCCGTGGCTCCGGCATCCCTCCGGCGGATCTCCGGGACGACGAACTGCTGCGGCACGACGAGGCGGCCATGCTGATCCTCGGCTTGCAGGACCGCACGACACGGGACCGGGCGGCGCAGTGGATGGAGGGCGACGAGGCCGGACCGGCCCTGCGTCTCTGGCGAGCTCTGGCCCGCCGCTGCGTCGGATCGTACGGCGAGCACGCCGCGGCTCCGCTCACGCTCGCCGGGTGGGTCGCCTGGTCCTGCGGTGACGAACTGGAAGCCCGCGAAGCCCTGGCCATGGCGCTCGGAGCGGATTCCGCGTACCTCTTCGCCCGCCTCCTCCACCAGGCGTGCAACGAGGGCCTGGACCCGGAGTCGATTCGCCGCTGCCTCCGCGGTGGACGAACGGACCACGTCACGAACCACATCGACGAGGCCACGGACCCAGGCACGGACCCAGGCGCGGACATGGACACGGACACGAATGCTTCGTCGCCGTCGCCGTCGCCGTCGCCGTCACCCGTCGGCGCCGACGGGACCTCCGGCCCCGCTCCGGTGAAGTCGTCCCGGCCCCCTTCCCGCCGCCGGCGCAGGACGCGGGCCACGGAGAGCGCTGCCGACCGCCCCGGCTCCCGGTCGGACGGCGCCGGGGACACGCGCCGACCCCGCTCCGCGCCTGCCGCTTCCGGCGCCCTCGCAACGGAAGGACCGAACCGGGGTGGTGACCGTGCAGGCGGTGCGGCCCGGTCCCGTCGGAGCGCCGGACAATCCGGGACGCCGAAGGGGGACACCTGA
- a CDS encoding RecQ family ATP-dependent DNA helicase, with amino-acid sequence MSNEELHAAADTVLARLVGAPGGDARLRGDQWRAIEALVADKRRALVVQRTGWGKSAVYFVATALLRERGAGPTVIVSPLLALMRNQVEAAARAGIRARTINSSNTEEWDTIQDEVAAGEVDVLLVSPERLNNPDFRDQVLPKLAAATGLLVVDEAHCISDWGHDFRPDYRRLRTMLADLPPGVPVLATTATANARVTADVAEQLGTGGSTDALVLRGPLDRESLSLGVLRLPDAAHRMAWLAEHLGELPGSGIIYTLTVAAAEEVTAFLRQCGHTVTSYTGKTENADRQQAEEDLLANRVKALVATSALGMGFDKPDLGFVVHLGSPSSPIAYYQQVGRAGRGVEHAEVLLLPGKEDQAIWQYFASIAFPPEEQVRRTLDVLAQAGRPLSLPALEPLVELRRSRLETMLKVLDVDGAVQRVKGGWVSTGAPWVYDTERYAWVAKQRAAEQQAMRDYVATTDCRMEFLRRQLDDEGAVPCGRCDNCTEPRFSDGVSSSALDTARGELDRAGVEVEPRKMWPTGLPAVGVDLKGRIPVGEQAATGRALGRLSDIGWGNRLRPMLGPQAPDGPVPDDVAQAVVGVLTDWAKGPGGWASGGSDALPRPVGVVTMASQRRPHLVRSLGARIAEVGRLPLLGSLAYAPGADASQASRSNSAQRLKALDGALVVPPALAQALADAEGPVLLVDDSTETGWTLAVAARMLRRAGARGVLPLVLAMQG; translated from the coding sequence ATGAGCAACGAAGAGCTGCATGCCGCGGCCGACACCGTCCTCGCCCGCCTCGTCGGCGCGCCGGGAGGCGACGCCCGGCTGCGCGGGGACCAGTGGCGCGCCATCGAGGCCCTGGTGGCCGACAAGCGCAGGGCCCTGGTGGTGCAGCGCACCGGCTGGGGCAAGTCCGCCGTGTACTTCGTCGCGACCGCGCTGCTGCGGGAGCGTGGGGCAGGCCCCACCGTCATCGTCTCCCCGCTCCTGGCGCTCATGCGCAACCAGGTCGAGGCGGCGGCACGCGCCGGCATCAGAGCGCGGACCATCAACTCGTCCAACACGGAGGAGTGGGACACGATCCAGGACGAGGTGGCCGCGGGTGAGGTCGACGTCCTCCTGGTGAGCCCCGAGCGGCTCAACAACCCGGACTTCAGGGACCAGGTGCTGCCCAAACTCGCCGCGGCGACCGGCCTCCTCGTGGTGGACGAGGCACACTGCATCTCCGACTGGGGCCACGACTTCCGGCCGGACTACCGCCGTCTGCGCACGATGCTGGCCGACCTCCCCCCGGGTGTCCCGGTCCTGGCGACCACCGCCACGGCCAACGCGCGCGTGACGGCCGACGTCGCCGAGCAACTGGGCACCGGCGGCAGCACGGACGCCCTGGTCCTGCGGGGCCCGCTGGACCGGGAGAGCCTGAGCCTCGGTGTGCTGAGGCTGCCGGACGCCGCCCACCGGATGGCCTGGCTCGCCGAGCACCTGGGTGAGCTGCCCGGCTCCGGGATCATCTACACGCTCACGGTGGCCGCCGCCGAGGAGGTCACCGCCTTCCTCCGGCAGTGCGGGCACACCGTGACCTCGTACACGGGGAAGACGGAGAACGCGGACCGTCAGCAGGCGGAGGAGGACCTGCTCGCCAACCGGGTCAAGGCCCTCGTGGCCACCTCGGCGCTGGGCATGGGCTTCGACAAGCCCGACCTCGGTTTCGTGGTGCACCTGGGCTCCCCGTCCTCACCCATCGCCTACTACCAGCAGGTGGGCCGCGCGGGCCGCGGAGTGGAACATGCCGAGGTGCTGCTCCTGCCCGGCAAGGAGGACCAGGCGATCTGGCAGTACTTCGCGTCGATCGCCTTTCCTCCGGAGGAGCAGGTCAGGCGCACCCTGGACGTGCTGGCCCAGGCGGGCCGTCCGCTGTCGCTGCCCGCGCTCGAACCACTGGTGGAGCTGCGCCGGTCCCGGCTCGAGACGATGCTCAAGGTCCTGGACGTGGACGGCGCCGTGCAGCGCGTCAAGGGTGGCTGGGTCTCCACGGGCGCCCCGTGGGTGTACGACACCGAGCGCTACGCGTGGGTCGCCAAACAGCGCGCGGCCGAACAGCAGGCCATGCGCGACTATGTGGCGACGACCGACTGCCGGATGGAGTTCCTGCGCCGGCAGCTGGACGACGAGGGGGCCGTCCCGTGCGGCCGCTGCGACAACTGCACCGAGCCGCGGTTCTCCGACGGCGTGTCCTCCTCCGCACTGGACACGGCACGCGGGGAGCTCGACCGCGCGGGCGTCGAGGTGGAGCCCCGGAAGATGTGGCCGACGGGTCTGCCCGCCGTGGGCGTCGACCTGAAGGGACGTATCCCGGTCGGCGAACAGGCCGCGACGGGGCGGGCACTGGGAAGGCTTTCGGACATCGGCTGGGGCAACCGGCTGCGGCCGATGCTCGGCCCCCAGGCGCCGGACGGACCCGTTCCGGACGATGTGGCGCAGGCCGTCGTCGGCGTGCTGACCGACTGGGCGAAGGGTCCGGGCGGCTGGGCCTCGGGCGGTTCCGACGCCCTGCCGAGGCCGGTCGGTGTCGTCACCATGGCATCGCAGCGCAGGCCGCACCTGGTCCGGTCACTGGGCGCGCGGATCGCCGAGGTCGGCCGATTGCCTCTGCTGGGCTCCCTCGCGTACGCACCGGGCGCCGACGCCTCGCAGGCCTCCAGAAGCAACAGCGCGCAGCGACTGAAGGCCCTGGACGGCGCGCTGGTGGTGCCGCCCGCTCTGGCCCAGGCGCTCGCCGATGCCGAAGGACCCGTCCTGCTCGTGGACGACTCGACCGAGACCGGCTGGACGCTCGCGGTGGCCGCGCGCATGCTCCGGCGGGCCGGCGCAAGGGGGGTGTTGCCGCTGGTCCTCGCCATGCAAGGGTGA
- a CDS encoding ribonuclease HII, which produces MPYEAPTHAVERSLRATTGAKTVAGVDEVGRGAWAGPVTVCAAVTGLRRPPEGLTDSKLLTVKRRTALAPILAEWVTSHALGHASPEEIDQLGMTAALRLAACRALEALPVRPDAVILDGKHDYLGTPWRVRTVIKGDQSCVAVAAASVIAKVQRDKMMAELGVDHADFGFAANAGYPSPVHRAALEMRGPTPYHRLSWAYLDALPQWRHLKKVRSWADGSVPEIEGQLGFDF; this is translated from the coding sequence ATGCCGTACGAAGCACCTACCCACGCCGTCGAGCGCTCCCTGCGCGCCACGACCGGAGCGAAGACCGTTGCCGGTGTCGACGAGGTGGGGCGCGGGGCCTGGGCCGGCCCGGTCACCGTCTGCGCGGCGGTCACGGGCCTGCGTCGCCCACCCGAAGGCCTCACCGACTCCAAGCTCCTCACCGTCAAGAGGCGCACAGCGCTCGCGCCGATACTGGCCGAGTGGGTGACGTCGCACGCCCTGGGGCATGCTTCCCCGGAGGAGATCGACCAACTGGGGATGACGGCCGCACTGCGGCTGGCCGCCTGTCGCGCCCTCGAAGCGCTGCCGGTGCGTCCCGACGCGGTCATCCTCGACGGAAAACACGACTATCTGGGCACCCCGTGGCGGGTCCGTACGGTGATCAAGGGCGATCAGTCCTGCGTCGCCGTCGCGGCCGCCTCGGTGATCGCCAAGGTCCAGCGCGACAAAATGATGGCCGAACTGGGTGTCGACCATGCAGACTTCGGTTTTGCGGCCAACGCCGGGTACCCGTCACCGGTGCACAGGGCCGCGCTGGAGATGCGGGGCCCCACCCCGTACCACCGGCTGTCGTGGGCGTATCTTGATGCGTTGCCCCAGTGGCGGCACCTCAAGAAGGTCCGCAGTTGGGCGGACGGAAGCGTTCCGGAGATCGAGGGGCAACTCGGCTTCGATTTCTGA
- a CDS encoding TetR/AcrR family transcriptional regulator — protein MVSSSWTAAPAQAAAPRRRGAVLERAILDAALEQLSTVGWNGLTMEGVAAGAQTGKAAVYRRWPSKEDLVADALQAGLPPLQNVPDLGSARDDLLELCRRARKAMFSRPGFALRSVIHECDASQAGRFQEVILKGVIEPTVRLLGEIVERGIRRGEVRSDAANSYVFDAIPAMMMYRSKVCASEWSERDIEEMIDQFMVPLLRPEGS, from the coding sequence ATGGTTAGCTCGAGTTGGACGGCCGCCCCCGCTCAGGCGGCTGCCCCGCGCAGGCGCGGCGCCGTACTCGAACGCGCGATCCTCGACGCCGCACTGGAACAGCTCAGTACGGTCGGCTGGAACGGCCTCACGATGGAGGGCGTCGCGGCCGGCGCCCAGACCGGCAAGGCGGCGGTCTACCGCCGCTGGCCCTCGAAGGAGGACCTCGTCGCGGACGCGCTCCAGGCGGGACTGCCCCCGCTGCAGAACGTGCCCGACCTGGGAAGCGCGCGGGACGACCTGCTGGAACTGTGCCGACGGGCCCGGAAGGCGATGTTCTCGCGCCCCGGGTTCGCCCTTCGCTCGGTGATTCACGAATGCGACGCGTCCCAGGCCGGACGCTTCCAGGAAGTGATCCTCAAGGGGGTCATCGAGCCGACCGTCCGTCTGCTCGGTGAGATCGTCGAGCGGGGAATCCGCCGGGGAGAGGTGCGGTCGGACGCGGCCAACTCCTACGTCTTCGACGCCATTCCGGCCATGATGATGTACCGCTCGAAGGTGTGCGCGAGTGAATGGAGCGAGCGGGACATCGAGGAGATGATCGACCAGTTCATGGTCCCGCTGCTGCGGCCGGAAGGTTCCTGA
- a CDS encoding MFS transporter, producing the protein MTTSPLMQDQKPGAARREGHPGIALAVIAACQLMVVLDATIVNIALPHIQGALKFSTTDLTWVVSAYTLTFGGLLLLGGRAGDILGRRRVFTTGILLFTAASLLGGFAQEPWQLLAARALQGVGGAIASPTSLALITTTFPEGPERNRAFGVFAAVSAGGGAIGLLAGGMLTEWLDWRWVLFVNVPIGLLIVLVTPLYISESERHPGRFDIAGAMTSTLGMASLVYGFIRAAEEGWRDSPTIASFGAAVVLLVAFALIESRAGEPITPLRMFADRNRSGTYVIMLSLAAAMFGMFFFIVLFVQNVLQYTPIEAGLAFLPITVAIVAGAGLSQRFLPVLGPKPFMVVGSSLVALGLGWLTFIDPGSSYVSGVLGPMLLFGFGMGLNFVTLTLTAVSGVAPHEAGAASGLLNAMQQVGGSLGLSILTTVFGTASREEAEKQVADFMATASAEQKAEFARTHQLPAPWSHEVLSHGISTAFIPAVGMAVLALLIATLVVRVRRSDLEALSGTAGPAAG; encoded by the coding sequence GTGACAACCTCTCCTTTGATGCAGGACCAGAAGCCGGGAGCGGCCCGCCGGGAGGGGCATCCCGGCATCGCACTCGCCGTCATCGCGGCCTGCCAACTCATGGTGGTACTCGACGCGACGATTGTGAACATCGCGCTCCCGCACATTCAAGGCGCCCTGAAGTTCTCCACCACGGATCTCACCTGGGTGGTCAGCGCCTACACACTCACCTTCGGCGGTCTGCTGCTGCTCGGTGGCCGGGCCGGCGACATCCTGGGCCGGCGCCGCGTCTTCACCACCGGCATCCTGCTCTTCACGGCCGCCTCGCTGCTCGGCGGCTTCGCCCAGGAGCCCTGGCAGCTGCTGGCGGCACGCGCCCTGCAGGGGGTGGGCGGCGCGATCGCCTCCCCCACCTCGCTGGCGCTGATCACCACGACGTTCCCGGAGGGGCCCGAGCGCAACAGGGCGTTCGGGGTCTTCGCCGCGGTCTCGGCCGGTGGCGGCGCGATCGGTCTGCTGGCGGGCGGCATGCTCACCGAGTGGCTCGACTGGCGCTGGGTGCTCTTCGTCAACGTACCCATCGGTCTGCTGATCGTCCTGGTCACGCCGCTCTACATCAGCGAGTCCGAGCGGCATCCGGGGCGCTTCGACATCGCCGGGGCGATGACCTCGACGCTCGGTATGGCCTCGCTCGTCTACGGCTTCATCCGGGCCGCGGAGGAGGGCTGGCGGGACAGTCCGACCATCGCGTCCTTCGGAGCCGCGGTCGTCCTCCTGGTGGCGTTCGCGCTGATCGAGTCGCGGGCCGGGGAGCCGATCACCCCGCTGCGGATGTTCGCCGACCGCAACCGCTCGGGCACGTACGTGATCATGCTGAGCCTGGCCGCGGCGATGTTCGGCATGTTCTTCTTCATCGTCCTCTTCGTGCAGAACGTGCTGCAGTACACGCCGATCGAGGCCGGTCTGGCGTTCCTGCCCATCACGGTCGCGATCGTCGCCGGCGCGGGCCTGTCGCAGCGGTTCCTGCCGGTGCTCGGCCCTAAGCCGTTCATGGTCGTCGGATCGTCCCTGGTGGCGCTCGGGCTCGGCTGGCTGACCTTCATCGATCCCGGCAGTTCGTACGTCAGCGGCGTGCTCGGTCCGATGCTGCTGTTCGGCTTCGGCATGGGGCTGAACTTCGTGACGCTCACCCTGACCGCGGTCTCCGGAGTGGCCCCGCACGAGGCGGGCGCCGCGTCGGGCCTGCTCAACGCCATGCAGCAGGTCGGTGGATCGCTCGGCCTCTCCATCCTGACCACGGTGTTCGGCACGGCGAGCCGCGAGGAGGCGGAGAAGCAGGTGGCGGACTTCATGGCCACCGCCTCGGCCGAGCAGAAGGCGGAGTTCGCGAGGACGCACCAGCTGCCGGCGCCCTGGAGCCACGAAGTGCTCTCGCACGGCATCTCCACGGCCTTCATCCCGGCCGTGGGCATGGCCGTACTGGCCCTGCTCATCGCCACCCTGGTGGTCAGGGTCCGCAGGAGCGACCTGGAGGCCCTGTCGGGCACGGCGGGACCCGCGGCGGGCTAG
- a CDS encoding DUF4173 domain-containing protein, translating to MDSAGSAGSAGSVTEAEGTLPAARDRGTAAGPGKSGDDFAEDDSEDDSGEDFRDDFRDDSGGGPAVESWFADIQARTPAPVRTATLWSVLATGLLSMLLLGEGLALNLLLVAIPLTLGAYFAAGRAGRRPRPWTLVWGTGGLALLIVPALRDADWPSFLAVVAAAAVGSIALHGGRTWTGMLFGPIGLYTSLLTGPAWGWRGLRARTDGTRGNVGPVLRATAVAVVLLVVFGALFAGADAAFADLLGSLVPDASVSGGPWHVVLFVIGVAGALAAAHTAAAPLRWDRVEVPSGRARGRVEWALPLIVLAALFAAFNAVQLAVLFGGYDAVLEKTGLTYADYARQGFWQLLLVTLLTLVVIVLALRWAPRDGARDWTLVRAVLGTLCALALVVVASAVRRMDMYVQAYGLTRLRISVVSVELWLGLVIVLIMAAGVLGARWLPRAVLASAAAGVLAFGILSPDALIAERNVQRYEETGRFDLAYARGLSADAVPALDRLDEPLRSCALTHMAEDLEGHADPWYATSWGEAHARDVLDGRDLSPEADRRECNRLDLELAYG from the coding sequence ATGGATTCGGCAGGTTCGGCAGGTTCGGCGGGTTCAGTGACCGAGGCGGAGGGCACTCTTCCTGCGGCCCGGGACCGTGGCACCGCCGCCGGGCCGGGGAAGAGCGGGGACGACTTCGCCGAGGACGACTCCGAGGACGACTCCGGGGAGGACTTCAGGGACGACTTCAGGGACGACTCCGGGGGCGGTCCCGCCGTCGAGTCCTGGTTCGCGGACATCCAGGCGAGGACTCCCGCACCGGTCCGTACCGCGACGCTCTGGTCCGTCCTGGCCACCGGCCTGCTCAGCATGCTCCTGCTCGGCGAGGGGCTGGCGCTCAACCTCCTGCTGGTGGCGATCCCGCTCACGCTCGGCGCGTACTTCGCCGCGGGCAGGGCGGGACGACGCCCGCGTCCCTGGACGCTGGTGTGGGGCACCGGGGGACTCGCCCTGCTGATCGTTCCCGCGCTGCGCGACGCCGACTGGCCGTCCTTCCTGGCCGTGGTCGCGGCCGCGGCGGTGGGCTCGATCGCGCTGCACGGCGGCCGTACCTGGACCGGCATGCTGTTCGGCCCGATCGGCCTCTACACCTCGCTGCTCACCGGACCGGCCTGGGGCTGGCGCGGACTGCGCGCGCGGACCGACGGCACCCGCGGCAACGTGGGCCCGGTACTGCGCGCGACCGCGGTGGCCGTGGTCCTGCTGGTGGTCTTCGGCGCCCTGTTCGCCGGGGCGGACGCGGCCTTCGCGGACCTCCTCGGAAGCCTCGTACCGGACGCGTCGGTCTCCGGCGGCCCCTGGCACGTCGTCCTGTTCGTGATCGGCGTGGCCGGCGCCCTGGCAGCCGCGCACACGGCCGCGGCGCCCCTCCGGTGGGACCGCGTCGAGGTGCCGTCGGGACGTGCTCGCGGACGCGTCGAGTGGGCGCTGCCCCTGATCGTGCTGGCCGCGCTCTTCGCGGCCTTCAACGCCGTCCAGCTGGCCGTCCTGTTCGGCGGGTACGACGCCGTACTGGAGAAGACCGGACTGACGTACGCCGATTACGCGCGGCAGGGCTTCTGGCAGCTGCTCCTCGTCACGCTCCTCACCCTGGTGGTCATCGTCCTCGCCCTGCGCTGGGCCCCGCGGGACGGCGCGCGTGACTGGACGCTGGTACGCGCAGTCCTCGGCACCCTCTGCGCCCTCGCCCTCGTCGTCGTGGCCTCGGCGGTGCGGCGCATGGACATGTACGTGCAGGCGTACGGGCTGACCCGGCTGCGCATCTCCGTGGTGAGCGTCGAACTGTGGCTGGGCCTGGTCATCGTGCTCATCATGGCGGCCGGCGTGCTGGGCGCCCGCTGGCTGCCGCGCGCCGTGCTGGCCAGTGCCGCCGCGGGGGTCCTTGCCTTCGGGATCCTGTCGCCGGACGCCCTGATCGCCGAGCGCAACGTCCAGCGGTACGAGGAGACGGGCCGCTTCGACCTCGCGTACGCACGCGGGCTGTCCGCCGATGCCGTACCCGCGCTGGACAGGCTCGACGAGCCGCTGCGGTCCTGCGCCCTGACACACATGGCGGAGGACCTGGAAGGACACGCCGACCCCTGGTACGCCACGAGCTGGGGGGAGGCACACGCCCGGGACGTCCTCGACGGGCGTGACCTGTCCCCCGAGGCCGACCGGCGCGAGTGCAACCGGTTGGACCTGGAGCTGGCGTACGGCTGA
- a CDS encoding ADP-ribosylglycohydrolase family protein — protein MTADRSSAGRLGRALDSLRGLAVGDALGSQFFMPANYPLLKDRALPPGPWKWTDDTEMAASVVATLAAHQRIDQDALARSFAAHHDADRGYGPAVDRLLRQIGKDGDWRGPASALFRGQGSWGNGAAMRIAPLGAWYADDPEQATHQAEISAYPTHQHREAVVGAMAVAAAAALVAAPQGPPAPGALLDGVIALVPRSAVEAGLRRARDMLDYGDTTTVAAVLGCGRRTSAHDTVPFALWSAARALGDYEEGFWATAQVGGDMDTTCAIVGGVVAAAGTAGAPPREWARRTEALPGWTPGAAS, from the coding sequence ATGACCGCCGACCGCTCTTCCGCCGGGCGCCTCGGCCGCGCCCTCGACAGCCTGCGCGGGCTCGCGGTCGGGGACGCGCTGGGCTCGCAGTTCTTCATGCCGGCGAACTACCCGCTGCTCAAGGACCGCGCACTGCCGCCCGGGCCCTGGAAGTGGACCGACGACACGGAAATGGCCGCGTCCGTAGTGGCCACCCTGGCCGCCCACCAGCGCATCGACCAGGACGCCCTGGCCCGCTCCTTCGCCGCGCACCACGACGCCGACCGGGGGTACGGGCCCGCCGTCGACCGGCTGCTGCGGCAGATCGGGAAGGACGGCGACTGGCGCGGGCCGGCCTCGGCCCTCTTCCGGGGGCAGGGCTCGTGGGGCAACGGCGCCGCGATGCGCATCGCCCCCCTGGGCGCCTGGTACGCGGACGATCCGGAGCAGGCCACGCACCAGGCGGAGATCTCGGCCTACCCCACCCATCAGCACCGCGAGGCGGTGGTCGGCGCGATGGCCGTGGCGGCCGCCGCCGCACTGGTCGCGGCGCCACAAGGCCCGCCCGCGCCCGGCGCCCTGCTCGACGGGGTCATCGCCCTCGTGCCGCGCAGCGCTGTCGAGGCGGGACTGCGGCGCGCCCGGGACATGCTCGACTACGGCGACACGACCACCGTGGCGGCCGTCCTCGGCTGCGGACGGCGCACGAGCGCGCACGACACGGTGCCCTTCGCCCTCTGGTCGGCGGCGCGGGCCCTCGGCGACTACGAAGAGGGCTTCTGGGCGACCGCGCAGGTGGGCGGCGACATGGACACGACGTGCGCGATCGTCGGAGGTGTCGTGGCCGCCGCGGGGACGGCGGGGGCGCCGCCACGGGAGTGGGCGCGGCGGACGGAGGCGTTGCCGGGGTGGACGCCGGGGGCTGCTTCTTGA
- a CDS encoding histidine phosphatase family protein: protein MARPRRIVLVRHGESVGNADDSVYEREPDHALALTEKGWRQAEETGKRLREVFGNEQVSVYVSPYRRTHETFRAFHLDPGQVRVREEPRLREQDWGNWQDRDDVRLQKAYRDAYGHFFYRFAQGESGADVYDRVGNFLESLFRSFEASDHPPNVLLVTHGLAMRLFCMRWFHWTVAEFESLSNPGNAEMRMLVLGEDDKYTIDRPFERWRDPEPYGDPQLYGISG, encoded by the coding sequence ATGGCACGTCCACGGCGCATCGTCCTTGTCCGGCACGGCGAGTCGGTGGGCAATGCCGATGACTCCGTCTACGAGCGGGAACCCGACCACGCCCTGGCGCTCACCGAGAAGGGGTGGCGGCAGGCGGAGGAGACGGGCAAACGGCTCAGAGAGGTCTTCGGCAACGAGCAGGTGAGCGTGTACGTCTCCCCGTACCGCCGCACGCACGAGACCTTCCGCGCCTTCCACCTCGACCCGGGGCAGGTACGGGTCCGGGAGGAGCCCCGGCTGCGTGAGCAGGACTGGGGGAACTGGCAGGACCGGGACGACGTACGCCTGCAGAAGGCGTACCGCGACGCGTACGGGCACTTCTTCTACCGCTTCGCGCAGGGCGAGTCCGGCGCCGACGTGTACGACCGGGTCGGCAACTTCCTGGAGAGTCTGTTCCGGAGTTTCGAGGCGTCCGACCACCCGCCCAACGTGCTCCTCGTGACGCATGGCCTGGCCATGCGGCTGTTCTGTATGCGCTGGTTCCACTGGACGGTCGCCGAGTTCGAGTCGCTGTCGAACCCGGGGAACGCCGAGATGCGGATGCTCGTCCTGGGTGAGGACGACAAGTACACGATCGACCGTCCCTTCGAACGCTGGCGCGACCCGGAACCGTACGGAGATCCGCAACTGTACGGAATCAGTGGATAA
- a CDS encoding YdbC family protein — protein MLVKWIRCTVVDRRGFERGQRKWAGLLGEPGFRGQGGGWSRGRPGVAHIFAFWESRAFYDSFMARSHDRLASSQAGTFKDQHATLFDHRFDVKTGFEPRFTEVDLVRVAHCRVHEERAEHFALMQEKVWNPAMAGSPGMVRGLFGEAPGHEFLVLSMWQSAAEHGKYRAERVERLALRAQIEADVAALTGDIVQLEPTWTV, from the coding sequence GTGCTGGTCAAGTGGATTCGCTGCACCGTGGTCGACCGCCGCGGCTTCGAGCGGGGGCAGCGGAAGTGGGCGGGACTTCTGGGGGAGCCGGGCTTCCGGGGACAGGGCGGGGGCTGGAGCCGGGGGAGGCCCGGAGTCGCCCACATCTTCGCCTTCTGGGAGAGCCGTGCCTTCTACGACTCCTTCATGGCGCGTTCCCATGACCGGCTGGCCTCCTCGCAGGCGGGCACCTTCAAGGATCAGCACGCCACGCTCTTCGATCACCGCTTCGACGTGAAGACCGGCTTCGAACCGCGCTTCACCGAGGTCGATCTGGTGCGGGTGGCGCACTGCCGTGTGCACGAGGAGCGCGCCGAGCACTTCGCCCTGATGCAGGAGAAGGTCTGGAACCCGGCGATGGCCGGTTCGCCCGGCATGGTCCGGGGTCTGTTCGGGGAGGCTCCCGGACACGAGTTCCTGGTCCTGTCGATGTGGCAGTCGGCCGCCGAGCACGGCAAGTACCGCGCCGAACGCGTGGAGCGGCTCGCCCTGCGGGCCCAGATAGAGGCGGACGTCGCGGCGCTCACGGGGGACATAGTCCAGCTGGAACCGACCTGGACCGTCTGA